The Granulicella arctica genome segment AGTCCTTCAGTTTGTCGCGCAAAGTTTGATAGGCGCGGAAGAGTAATGACTTGGTGGCAGATTCGCTGAGCTTGAGGACGTCGCCGATCTGGCGATAGTCCATGCCTTCGTATTTGTGCATAAGGACGGCCATGCGCTGCCGTTCGGGCAGAGCGAGGACGTGCTGGCGGATGGCGTTGAGGCGCTCGCGACGGAGCATGCTGGATTCGGCGGTTGGGGTCGAATCGGCGACATCAGGGGTGGTGCCGGTGTCGGAGTCGGGCTCGTCGAGGTAGATGGTGCTGGCGGAGCGCTCGTGGCGGGTGTCGCGGGCGTGGTTGACGCCCAGGTTGGTGGCGATGCGGTAGAGCCAGGTGCTGAAACGGGCTTCGGCGCGATAGGTGTCACGGGAGCGGTAGACGCGGAGGAAGACCTCCTGGGCGAGCTCTTCGGCGACGGCCTGATTGCGAACCATCCGGAACATGAAGTGGATGATGGGTTTACGGTACTTCGCAATCAGATAATCGAACCCTGCCATGTTGCCGGCGCGGAGCTCGAGCATGATCTCGGAGTCTTCCATGTGGCCGAAGTCGCCCGGTGCGTGGTGTGCCACGGCGGCTGGTACGGTATCGAGGATGCTGGGATGGATCGCCAACGTAGCCATATCTTCCGAAACCCCATCTTTGTCGTGGGGTTGCGCGCCGGAGGGCAATTCGGGCGAAGTGTTTTCGACCGGCTCGGGTGAGGGAGCATCCAGGGGGTGAGGAATTCGGGGAGTGGGCGGCTGCGATGGCATTGCGCCTCATGATTGTACTGTGCCTGAATTCGAGTTGGAATGATTCCCGGCGCGATAAGTTAGCTTCGAATTCGATGAGGGAAGGTGCTTTCAAGGCGCTAAATAGGAGGGTGAAGGAACTTCCGGCCTAGGAATGGTATGCTGTAGGGAGCCGTTCGCCGGTGACTGTAAGGTCAACTGCCGCGGACCAGGGCGCATAACTCAGCGGTAGAGTGCCACCTTCACACGGTGGAAGTCGTAGGTTCGAATCCTGCTGTGCCCACCATATAATCAATTAGTTGCGCCCTTCCTGTTCCCGAAAAGGGCACAAAATAGACACAAAATGTGCACAAAACCCCACAACAGCTTGTGGTGTGCTCATCCTCATGCCACTACCTCCATACGCTTCCGCGAGAACAACGCATCCACGACCCGGCTCTGTGCCTGCCGCTTCCGATCCATACCGGGATGGGTGTAAATCTCCATCGTCGTCGAGAGCTTCGCATGTCGCATCAGCTCCTGCACCACTTTCACATCGTTACCGCACTCCGATAACAAGGTGCTGTAGGTGTGGCGGAAGGTGTGCCAGCCGATCCGTTTGGTGATCCCGGCTCTCCGCGCAGCAGGCTGCAACACCTTCTGCAACGAGGAAACCGCCCAGATCGGCATCTTCCCGAAGACCGCATCGCTTGCGAAGAGCCAATCCGACACAGAGGTATAGCTGGATCTTCTACGCCACAACTGGAGCTCTTCGAGGGGCAGTTCATCCAGCGGGACAGGCTGTTGCGAGACCTCCGTCTTGCAATCGCCAACCGCGCCTTCGACGACGGAGCGCAGCACGTTGGTCTGCCCCTTCGCGAAGTCGATGTCTTCCCACTTAAGACCGAGCGTCTCGCTAATCCGCAGACCAGC includes the following:
- a CDS encoding RNA polymerase sigma factor, which gives rise to MPSQPPTPRIPHPLDAPSPEPVENTSPELPSGAQPHDKDGVSEDMATLAIHPSILDTVPAAVAHHAPGDFGHMEDSEIMLELRAGNMAGFDYLIAKYRKPIIHFMFRMVRNQAVAEELAQEVFLRVYRSRDTYRAEARFSTWLYRIATNLGVNHARDTRHERSASTIYLDEPDSDTGTTPDVADSTPTAESSMLRRERLNAIRQHVLALPERQRMAVLMHKYEGMDYRQIGDVLKLSESATKSLLFRAYQTLRDKLKDFV
- a CDS encoding tyrosine-type recombinase/integrase; its protein translation is MTMNQAGFQGSAGPRTFSGLIEHYRLKELPKDNHERKRKKTKKIYEGNLKNHIEPRWGSYRIRDIASTEVEEWLDRLKLAPGTRAKLRNQMSTVFRHGIPWGWIGQNENPIAMVRCSSKRLSTPETLTAEEFRALFAKLPDRERAMGIICATAGLRISETLGLKWEDIDFAKGQTNVLRSVVEGAVGDCKTEVSQQPVPLDELPLEELQLWRRRSSYTSVSDWLFASDAVFGKMPIWAVSSLQKVLQPAARRAGITKRIGWHTFRHTYSTLLSECGNDVKVVQELMRHAKLSTTMEIYTHPGMDRKRQAQSRVVDALFSRKRMEVVA